A single genomic interval of Campylobacter sp. MIT 12-8780 harbors:
- a CDS encoding YbaB/EbfC family nucleoid-associated protein, which produces MFENMDFSKVGELLKNAEAKAKEFEEELSKKEFSAKSGGGLVKISANGKGEIIDVSIDESLLEDKESLQILLISAINDALAMVNQSRQSLAGDILGGFR; this is translated from the coding sequence ATGTTTGAAAATATGGATTTTTCTAAGGTTGGCGAATTGCTTAAAAATGCAGAAGCAAAGGCTAAGGAATTTGAAGAAGAATTAAGCAAGAAAGAATTTAGTGCTAAAAGTGGCGGTGGTTTGGTAAAAATAAGTGCAAATGGCAAAGGCGAGATCATCGATGTAAGCATTGATGAAAGTTTGCTTGAGGATAAAGAGTCTTTGCAAATTTTACTCATTTCAGCTATAAATGATGCTCTTGCCATGGTGAATCAAAGCAGACAAAGCTTGGCTGGAGATATTTTAGGAGGATTTAGGTGA
- a CDS encoding DUF7488 domain-containing protein, with product MKKYLLLFFVSISFVFGVERPKFEDFAACFVKNKASVLVYEGLQAFALSENLLAVLPANGKKLNRYVKYDPFLNLYLVRTDFSLFPTKRYDEQNLTRNDWVGIIDDKTPYIGHLKYLAQNLDERDQLDFATKVGQLNTPCCSMLGISLSDGSFIGNRYLDHFAKYNDVYWGDVGVDFAFRDNKIYVQNVRKSGQFLVNDEVVSLDGEAANDIRKLNEKILFADRGATLYFRVLRDNQDLNISTEVFNKDLSTLSSSARAMSAALDPNVRQRQAAAAAARALFTSNLGLSVNRALNIVRVEPRSKASTAGFLVGDKILRVNNQIINSQDDLQRAFNASNELNILISRASKNLPIQEQNSNPIGDGMFQFFIRLTK from the coding sequence ATGAAAAAATACCTTTTATTGTTTTTTGTAAGTATATCTTTTGTGTTTGGGGTTGAGCGTCCTAAATTTGAAGACTTTGCAGCGTGCTTTGTCAAAAATAAAGCCAGTGTTTTAGTGTATGAGGGCTTGCAAGCCTTTGCTTTAAGTGAAAATTTACTCGCTGTTTTACCAGCAAATGGCAAAAAACTCAATCGCTATGTCAAATACGATCCTTTTTTAAATTTATACCTTGTAAGGACTGATTTTAGCTTATTTCCTACTAAAAGATATGATGAGCAAAACCTCACTCGTAATGATTGGGTGGGTATAATTGATGATAAAACTCCTTATATAGGGCATTTAAAATACTTAGCTCAAAATTTAGATGAAAGAGATCAGCTTGATTTTGCAACTAAGGTAGGACAGCTTAATACGCCTTGTTGTTCTATGCTTGGTATTAGTTTAAGTGATGGTTCTTTTATAGGTAATCGTTATTTAGATCATTTTGCAAAATACAATGATGTATATTGGGGCGATGTGGGTGTTGACTTTGCTTTTAGAGATAATAAAATTTATGTGCAAAATGTGCGAAAAAGCGGACAATTTCTTGTCAATGATGAGGTTGTAAGCCTTGATGGAGAAGCAGCCAATGATATACGCAAGCTGAATGAAAAAATTCTCTTTGCCGATCGTGGTGCGACGCTGTATTTTAGAGTGCTAAGAGATAATCAAGACTTAAATATCTCAACTGAAGTTTTTAATAAAGACTTAAGCACTCTAAGTTCAAGTGCAAGGGCGATGAGTGCAGCTCTTGATCCAAATGTGCGTCAAAGACAAGCAGCTGCAGCTGCTGCTAGAGCACTTTTTACTTCAAATTTAGGCTTAAGCGTAAATAGAGCCTTAAACATTGTAAGAGTAGAGCCAAGAAGCAAAGCAAGTACAGCTGGCTTTTTGGTTGGCGATAAAATTTTAAGGGTAAATAATCAAATCATCAATTCTCAAGATGATCTGCAAAGAGCTTTTAATGCAAGCAATGAGCTGAATATACTTATATCAAGAGCGAGCAAAAATTTACCTATACAAGAGCAAAACTCCAATCCAATAGGCGATGGAATGTTTCAGTTTTTTATAAGGCTTACTAAGTGA
- a CDS encoding ABC transporter permease — protein sequence MNKLKEQRIQITGVWDKDTLMSLKNSVQIQKDAKSVVFDFFALVRIDTAGICFFLALENELKASNIAFSRINLNEATLDLFRLCEKNYTQDLPLEKKGFEYDDFLVLLGKKSVANLQAIKRFIIFTGMVFASFFHCLRRPHEFRFIAFLYHIEHSALRALGIIALSSLLVGVVLAYQAAYQLAQFGANIFIVDLVGISATREIAPLIAAIVIAGRSASSYTAQIGVMKITDEINAMNTMGFDSARFIILPRVVALTLAMPLIVIVADFVSILGGMVIADLNLGINYVEFIRRFKEAVELKHIIIGVAKAPMFGFLIALIACFRGFEVKNTTESIGIYTTKSVVNAIFWVIAFDAIFSVFLTQAGI from the coding sequence ATGAATAAGCTTAAAGAGCAAAGAATTCAAATCACTGGAGTGTGGGATAAAGACACTTTAATGAGCCTAAAAAACTCCGTGCAAATTCAAAAAGATGCTAAAAGTGTAGTGTTTGATTTCTTCGCCCTTGTTCGCATAGATACAGCTGGCATTTGCTTTTTTTTAGCTTTAGAAAATGAGCTTAAGGCAAGCAATATCGCTTTTTCAAGGATAAATTTAAATGAAGCCACTCTTGATTTGTTTAGGCTTTGTGAGAAAAATTATACTCAGGATTTACCTTTAGAAAAAAAAGGCTTTGAGTATGATGATTTTTTGGTTTTGCTTGGTAAGAAAAGCGTAGCAAATTTACAAGCGATTAAACGTTTTATCATTTTTACAGGTATGGTTTTTGCAAGCTTTTTTCATTGCTTGCGTCGCCCCCATGAATTTCGTTTCATCGCCTTTTTATATCATATAGAACATAGTGCTTTAAGGGCTTTGGGTATCATTGCTTTAAGTTCTTTGCTTGTAGGCGTGGTATTAGCTTATCAAGCAGCATATCAACTCGCTCAATTTGGGGCAAATATCTTTATCGTTGATTTAGTAGGAATTTCAGCTACAAGAGAAATCGCCCCTTTAATCGCAGCCATTGTTATAGCTGGTAGATCAGCAAGCTCTTATACAGCCCAAATTGGGGTGATGAAAATCACTGATGAGATTAATGCTATGAATACTATGGGCTTTGACTCAGCTCGCTTTATCATTTTACCACGCGTTGTAGCCTTAACCTTAGCTATGCCTTTAATCGTCATCGTGGCTGATTTTGTGAGCATACTTGGGGGCATGGTGATAGCGGATTTAAATTTAGGCATTAATTATGTAGAGTTTATCCGCCGTTTTAAAGAAGCTGTAGAGCTCAAGCATATCATTATAGGTGTAGCTAAAGCTCCTATGTTTGGCTTTTTAATCGCACTTATTGCTTGTTTTCGTGGCTTTGAAGTAAAAAATACCACAGAAAGCATAGGAATTTACACGACAAAAAGCGTTGTAAATGCGATTTTTTGGGTGATTGCTTTTGATGCGATTTTTTCTGTTTTTTTAACTCAGGCAGGTATTTAA
- a CDS encoding ABC transporter ATP-binding protein, with product MKAVIKASNIITNFGKKCIHDGVSFEVKENEIFGILGGSGSGKSVLLKQMLMLEHFDGGEYEIFGKKLSNISEKDAAFLRQNWGVVFQFGALFSFFNVFENIALPLKEYTKLSPSSIKELVFMKLKMAGLDESVATLFPSELSGGMVKRVAIARALALDSKLLFLDEPSSGLDPHSSREFDELVLSLKRGFKLSIVMVTHDEETMKNVLDRFLILKDKKVAFLGTQSELLAQDEALYKRFMG from the coding sequence ATGAAAGCTGTGATTAAGGCTTCAAATATCATCACTAACTTTGGTAAAAAATGCATTCATGATGGGGTGAGTTTTGAGGTAAAAGAAAATGAAATTTTTGGTATTTTAGGTGGTTCTGGAAGCGGAAAATCAGTGCTTTTAAAGCAAATGTTGATGCTTGAGCATTTTGATGGTGGGGAGTATGAAATTTTTGGTAAGAAACTAAGTAATATTAGTGAAAAAGACGCTGCTTTTTTGAGGCAAAATTGGGGAGTGGTGTTTCAATTTGGCGCACTTTTTAGTTTTTTTAATGTTTTTGAAAATATAGCCTTACCTTTAAAAGAATACACCAAATTAAGCCCAAGCTCTATCAAAGAGCTTGTTTTTATGAAGCTTAAAATGGCTGGGCTTGATGAGAGTGTGGCTACGCTTTTTCCAAGCGAGCTTAGTGGAGGTATGGTAAAAAGGGTGGCTATTGCTAGGGCATTAGCACTTGATTCTAAGCTTTTGTTTTTAGATGAGCCAAGTTCTGGGCTTGATCCGCATAGCTCAAGGGAATTTGATGAACTTGTTTTAAGTCTTAAACGAGGCTTTAAACTTAGCATTGTTATGGTTACACATGATGAAGAAACTATGAAAAATGTTTTGGATCGCTTTTTGATCTTAAAGGATAAAAAAGTGGCTTTTCTTGGCACTCAAAGTGAGCTTTTAGCTCAAGATGAGGCTTTGTATAAAAGATTTATGGGGTAG
- the tkt gene encoding transketolase has translation MNFDLLQKQADTLRFLSADMVQKANSGHPGAPLGLADILTILSFHLKHNPKNPSWLNRDRLVFSGGHASALLYSFLHLSGYDLSLDELKNFRQLHSKTPGHPEISTCGVEIATGPLGQGVANAVGFAMAAKKAQSLLGSELINHKVYCFCGDGDLEEGISYEACSLAGLHKLDNLILIYDSNAISIEGDVSLAFNENVKMRFEAQGFSVEEIDGHDFDAINNAIELAKLSKKPSLIIAKTTIAKGALELEGSHHSHGAPLGAELIKRAKAKAHFDENQDFFISQEVKFAFSAGLELGDLEEAKWQSLLEKSGKKDLLERLLKPNFNEVAYPDFKGKSVATRDSNGEILNAIAAKIEGFLGGSADLAPSNKTELKGMGDFIEGKNIHFGIREHAMAAINNAFARYGLFVPFSATFFIFSEYLKPAARLSALMKLRHYFIFTHDSIGVGEDGPTHQPIEQLSTFRAMPNFLTFRPADGVENVKAWIFALAQDLPCAFILSRQKLEALNEGVFGDVKNGAYLLKEADNASITLLASGSEVSLCLQTAKLLENKGERVNVVSMPCYELFEKQDKSYQERLLKGEVIGVEAAHSNELYKFCDRVFGIESFGESGKDKDVFAYFGFEPNKLCEFVLKR, from the coding sequence ATGAATTTTGATTTACTTCAAAAACAAGCTGATACTTTAAGATTTTTAAGCGCTGATATGGTGCAAAAGGCAAATTCAGGACACCCGGGCGCACCTTTGGGACTAGCTGATATACTTACTATCTTAAGCTTTCATTTAAAACACAATCCTAAAAACCCAAGCTGGCTTAACCGCGACCGTCTTGTGTTTTCAGGCGGACATGCCTCAGCCTTGCTTTATAGCTTTTTACACCTTAGTGGTTATGATTTAAGTTTAGATGAGCTTAAGAATTTCCGCCAATTGCATTCAAAAACTCCGGGACACCCAGAGATCAGCACTTGTGGGGTAGAAATAGCCACAGGTCCTTTAGGACAAGGCGTAGCAAATGCAGTAGGTTTTGCTATGGCGGCTAAAAAGGCTCAAAGCTTACTTGGTAGCGAGCTTATCAATCATAAGGTGTATTGTTTTTGTGGAGATGGGGACTTAGAAGAGGGCATTAGTTATGAGGCTTGTTCTTTAGCTGGACTTCATAAGCTTGATAATCTCATCTTGATCTATGATAGCAACGCCATTTCAATAGAAGGCGATGTAAGCTTAGCCTTTAATGAAAATGTTAAAATGAGATTTGAAGCACAAGGTTTTAGCGTTGAGGAGATTGATGGACATGATTTTGATGCGATAAATAACGCCATAGAGCTTGCAAAACTCAGCAAAAAGCCAAGCTTAATCATCGCAAAAACCACAATCGCCAAAGGTGCTCTAGAGCTTGAAGGCTCACACCACAGCCACGGCGCACCTTTAGGAGCTGAGCTTATCAAAAGAGCAAAAGCAAAAGCTCATTTTGATGAAAATCAAGATTTTTTTATCAGTCAAGAGGTGAAATTTGCTTTTAGTGCAGGCTTAGAGCTTGGGGATTTAGAGGAGGCAAAATGGCAAAGTCTGCTTGAAAAATCAGGCAAAAAAGACTTACTTGAAAGGCTTTTAAAGCCAAATTTTAATGAAGTTGCGTATCCAGATTTTAAGGGTAAAAGCGTAGCTACAAGAGATAGTAATGGCGAAATTTTAAATGCCATTGCTGCTAAGATAGAAGGCTTTTTGGGAGGTTCAGCTGATTTAGCTCCAAGTAATAAAACCGAGCTTAAAGGCATGGGGGATTTTATAGAAGGAAAAAACATTCATTTTGGCATAAGAGAGCATGCTATGGCAGCGATCAATAATGCCTTTGCAAGATATGGGCTTTTTGTGCCTTTTTCAGCAACTTTTTTTATCTTTAGTGAGTATTTAAAACCAGCTGCAAGGCTGAGTGCTTTGATGAAATTAAGGCATTATTTTATCTTTACGCACGATAGTATAGGAGTTGGAGAAGATGGACCAACGCACCAGCCTATAGAACAACTTAGCACCTTTAGAGCCATGCCAAATTTCTTAACCTTTCGTCCAGCTGATGGGGTTGAAAATGTTAAGGCTTGGATCTTTGCTTTAGCTCAGGATTTACCTTGTGCCTTCATTTTAAGTCGTCAAAAACTTGAGGCTTTAAATGAGGGTGTTTTTGGGGATGTAAAAAATGGAGCGTATTTGCTTAAAGAGGCTGATAATGCTAGCATAACCCTTCTAGCAAGTGGAAGTGAAGTAAGTCTTTGTTTGCAAACAGCTAAGCTTTTAGAAAATAAGGGCGAGCGAGTTAATGTTGTTTCTATGCCTTGTTATGAACTTTTTGAAAAGCAGGATAAAAGCTATCAAGAAAGGCTTTTAAAAGGCGAGGTTATCGGCGTTGAAGCCGCTCATTCAAATGAGCTTTATAAATTTTGTGATAGGGTTTTTGGTATAGAAAGTTTTGGTGAAAGTGGCAAAGATAAAGATGTGTTTGCATACTTTGGTTTTGAGCCAAATAAGCTATGTGAGTTTGTGCTGAAGCGATGA
- a CDS encoding polyprenyl synthetase family protein, whose translation MLGLFKAYLNANLPQVQSFHPFFNEALAKMLKAGGKHFRAQLLLNVVSVKEPILLEKALKVALAIELIHTYSLIHDDLPAMDNADFRRGEPTLHKTYDETTAILVGDALNTEAFLLLSEAEFEAELIIKLVKSLALNAGLKGMVIGQAMDCFFEDKKLDLKELEFLHIHKTAKLIAASLQMGALICKFNTKECEELYKLGLDLGLLFQINDDILDATSTKELAGKPTKHDAHKNSFVNLLSLEGALKAKEDLNAKCLKAFDTLDKNLALSLKTLVRTYL comes from the coding sequence ATTTTGGGGCTTTTTAAAGCATATTTGAATGCAAATTTGCCCCAAGTGCAAAGTTTTCACCCTTTTTTTAATGAAGCCTTAGCTAAAATGCTAAAAGCTGGAGGAAAGCATTTTAGAGCCCAACTTCTTTTAAATGTGGTGAGTGTAAAAGAGCCTATCTTGCTTGAAAAGGCTTTAAAAGTGGCTTTAGCTATAGAGCTTATCCATACTTATTCGCTTATTCATGATGATTTACCGGCTATGGATAATGCTGATTTTAGGCGAGGCGAGCCAACTTTACATAAGACTTATGATGAAACTACAGCGATTTTAGTAGGCGATGCTTTAAATACTGAGGCTTTTTTACTTTTAAGTGAGGCTGAGTTTGAAGCTGAGCTTATAATAAAGCTCGTTAAGAGTTTGGCTTTAAATGCTGGGCTTAAAGGTATGGTTATAGGGCAGGCTATGGATTGCTTTTTTGAGGATAAAAAGCTTGATTTAAAAGAGCTTGAGTTTTTACATATACACAAAACCGCAAAACTTATAGCAGCAAGTCTTCAAATGGGGGCTTTGATTTGTAAATTTAATACTAAAGAATGCGAAGAGCTTTATAAACTAGGACTTGATCTAGGGCTTTTATTTCAGATCAATGATGATATACTTGATGCAACAAGCACCAAAGAGCTTGCTGGAAAGCCAACAAAACATGATGCTCACAAAAACTCTTTTGTGAATTTACTCTCACTTGAGGGGGCTTTAAAGGCAAAAGAGGATTTAAATGCAAAATGCCTTAAAGCCTTTGATACACTAGATAAAAACTTAGCTTTAAGCCTAAAAACACTGGTGCGAACCTATCTTTAA